The genomic stretch GATGACGGCGGCCTGGCCCTCGACGCCCGGCGCGGTGTAGCCCACGCGCGCGGCGCCGTCGTTGTTCACCGCGGAGCCCTTGATGACCGCGTAGATGGGGCTGCCATCCGCCAGCGCATCTTCCAGGCGCCGCAGCGCCACCACGCCCGCGCCGCTGCCGAAGACGATGCCCTTGGCCTGCGCGTCGAAGGGGCGGCAGTGCCCGTCCGGCGACAGGATGCCGCCATCCACGTAGCGGTAGCCGCCCTGAATCTGGAGGTTGATGGACACGCCGCCCGCGAGCGCGAGGTCACACTCCTGGTTGAGCAGGCTCTGACAGGCGACGTGGACCGCGACCAGCGACGTGGAGCACGCGCTCTCGATGTTGAAGCTGGGGCCGCGCAGGTCCAGCTTGTAGGCGGCCCGCGTAGTGAGGAAGCTGCCCGCGTTGCCCAGGTTGAGCTGGAGCGGGTCCGCCGTGCGCATCAGCTCCGCGTTCCCCAGCAGGTTGAGCAGCAGGTAGGTGCTCAGGGCCTGTCCGCCGAACACGCCCACCAACAGCTCGGGAGGCGGAGCGCCGTAGCCCGCGTCCTCCAGCGCCTCCAGCGCGCACTCCAGGAAGAGGCGCTGCTGCGGGTCCATGACCTCCGCCTCGCGCGGCGTGTAGCCGAAGAAGGCCGCGTCGAAGCCCGCCACGTCGTCCAACCGTGAGGCTACCTTCACGAAGTGCGGATCCTTCAGCACCTCGGGGGGCAGGCCCGCCTTGAGGACTGCCTCGTCCGAAAGTGGCTCAATGGACTCCACGCCGTCGCAGAGGTTGCGCCACAGCTCCTCCAGGCTGCGAGCGCCCGGGAAGCGCCCGGCCATCCCGGTGATTGCGATCTCCATGCCTGTGTTGCTGTCCGACACGCTGTCCCCCTCTTGCACTCAGTTTCCCGACTGGCGCCGCTGCTGGATGAGCTCCCGACGCCTGGCTCCGCGGCTTCGCCGGTCACTGGTCGTGGCCGAGGCCTGTTCCTGCCCTCGCGTCAGCAGCCGGGCCATGGCGCTGAGCGTGGGGTTCTCGAAGAGCGCCACCACCGGCAGGTCCTTGCCGAAGCGGCGCTTCACCTCGTTGATGACCTTCAGGCCAATCAGCGAGTTGCCACCGAGCTCGAAGAAGTTCTCGTGCAGCGCCACGCTCTCCACGCCCAGGAAGCGCTGCCAGATGTCCGCCAGCTCGCGCTCCGCCTCGTCCATGTTGGCGGGCACCGTGCGCTCCGTCGTCGGCGCGGCGTCCGTCTCCATGGGGCCCATCAAGTCCTGGAGCAGCGAGGCGCTGCGCGCCATGGCCGCTCGCAGGTCCTCGGTGGACACCACGACGTGCGTGGGGGCCTGCGCCAACACGCGCTCGAAGACGTCCACGCCCTCGGCCGGTGTCAGGGCATGGGCCAGCATCGCCTCCCGCATCGGGTTGGCGCCGTCCGGCATCTGCGTCGTTACGGCCTGGCCCACCTCGCGCCAGGTGTCCCAGGCCAGGGAGATGATCGGCACGTTCCCCGTCGCCGCGGCCTGGTGGGCGAAGGCATCCTGGAAGGCACACGCGGCGCAGTGGTCAATCTGCCCGGGCTCCGCCGTGTAGGCGGTGCGAGACGAGCAGAGCACGAAGAAGTCCAAGGGCGTGTCGCGCAGCAGCGCGTGCAGGATCCACGTGCCCGACACCTTGGGGCGCAGGACGTCCTCCACGGCCTTCTGGGTGCGGAGCTGGGCCAGTCCGCCCGCGGGCACGCCCGCGGCGTGGATGACGCCGTGGAGTTCGCCATAGGCCTGCCGCGCCTGGCGCAGCACCTCGGCCATCTGCTCGGCGTCGCCCACGTCCGCCTGGAGGACCAGGACCTCGGAGCCCAGGGACTCCAGCGCCAGCACCTGGCGAATCCGCTGACTCACCCGGTCCTGCTCACCGCGCTCGGTGAGCCAGGTGTCCCAGGTGTCACGTTCCGGCAGGGCATTGCGGCCCACCAGCACCAGCCGGGCCTGGACCTGCCGCGCGAGTGACTCCGCGAGCACCAGTCCGATGCCACCCAGGCCGCCGGTGATGAGGTACGTGCCTCGCGGACGCAGGCGCGACGGCGCATCCGCAGCGGGCGCGGAGATGCGCACCTGCTCGATCGACTGTTCCCAGCGGTTCGGGCCTCGGAGCGCCACGGCGCCGTTGGAGGAACCCGTGGCCAGCTCACCCACCAGCCGCGCCACCAGGGCCTGGAGCGTCTTGCTACAGCTCGGGGCCTCCACGTCGATCGACCGACATGACAGGCCCGGCACCTCGTGCGGCAGCACGCGGCAGGCGCCCAGGAGCGTGGCCTTCTCCGGAGCCAGCACCTCATGTCCGGTGACGGCCTGCACGCCGCTGGAGACCACCGTGATTTGCACGGGCCCGGACGCGCCATGGCCCGCCAGGGCCTGTGCGAGGAAGAGCAGGCTGAAGAAGCCAGTGCGCTGGGCGTGCTCCACGCCCGCCAGTCCTTCTCCCGCGGAGTCCACGCTCCACAGGTGGACGATGCGCTCGGGCCGGCAGGAGTCCTCGGCGAGCGCGTTCAGCAGCGCCGCGTAGGTCTCCGGGCGGGTGGGGTCCACTTCGAAGGCGCCGTCATCCACCCGGCGGAAGTCGGAGCCCTGCGACACCCGGGTGACCCGGCCGCCGCTCTCCGTCAGCCGTGTCGCCAAGGCGTCTCCCAGCCCGCTGGTGTCGGTGAAGACGAGCCAGTTCTGGGGCGCGGCGGTGGTTGCGCGTAGTGCGAGCGTGCGCTTCCAGGATGGCAGATAGAACCAGTCCGCCGCGTCTTTGCGCCGGGCGAGCGAGACGTCGCTGGCGATCGCGATGCCGGCTGCATTCGGCTCCAGCCAGTGCCGCTTGCGCTCGAAGGGGTAGGTGGGCAGCACCACGCGCCGGCGCTGCTCTCCGGCCTGGAGACGCCGCCAGTCCATGGGCACGCCCGCCGCCCAGAGCCGGCCCAGCGTGGTGAGGACGAAGCGCATGTCGGAGCCGGGCTCACGAGGCGCCCGCATCGACGTGAGCACCACGGTGGGCTGGCCACGCTCCACCTGCAGGCGCGCGAGCGAGCCCAGCGTCCGCCCGGGACCGACCTCCAGCAGCACGCGCGACGGGTTCTCCAGCAGGCAACGCACGCCCGGACCGAAGCGCACCGTCTGCCGCAGGTGGCGCACCCAGTACCTCGGGTCGGTGGCCTCCTCCTCGGTCACCCATGTCCCCGTGACGCCAGAGACGAAGGGCTGCGTCGGCGTCTGGAGCTTCAGCCGCCCGACGAAGGCCGCGAACGCCGGCAGGATGGAGTCGATGAGGTGGGAGTGCGCGGCCACGTCGATGTGGACGCGGCGGTGCTCGATGCCTCGCGTCGCCAGGTCGGCGGAAAGCGCATCCACCGAGGCGGTGTCGCCGGCCACCACGCATTGCGACGGTCCGTTGACGGCGGCCAGGGACAGGCGCTCGCCCAGCATCGGCAGCAGCTCCTGTTCGGACAGGGCCACGCTCACCATCGCGCCGGAGGGAAGCTGCTCGAAGAGGCGGCCACGCTCGGCCACCAACGCCAGCGCGTCCTCCAGCGAGAAGACACCCGCGAGGCAGGCGGCCACGTACTCGCCCATGCTGTGGCCAATCATCGCCTCGGGCCGGATGCCCCAGGACTCCCACAGCCTGGCCAGCGCGTACTCCACCGTGAAGAGCGCGGGCAGGCCCACGGAGGGGCGAGGAAGGGGCGCGCCCGCGTCCGCGTCGCCCGGCGGGTACAGCACCGTGCGAAGCGACGGTCCGCCGCGGCGCTGGAAGATGGCGGCGCACGCGTCGAAGGCTTCGCGGAAGGCGGGCTCCTTCTCGTACAGCTCCTGCCCCATGCGCAGGTGCTGCGCGCCACCGCCGGGGAAGAGGAACACGACGGACCGGCCACCGTCCTTGGCCACGTCCGTGAACACGCGCTCGGGGTTCACCTCGGACAGCACCGTGGCCGCGTCCTCGCCACTCTCGCAGACCACCACGCGCCGGTGCGGAAAGGCCTTGCGGCCAATCTGGAGGGTGTAGGCCACGTCCGCCAGGGACTGCTCGGGGTGCGCCTCCAGGTGCGTGCCCAGGTTCTGGGTGAGCGCATCGAGCGCGGCTGGCTTCTTCGCGGAGAGCACCAGCAGCTGCCACGGCCGCGACGGACCGGAGGGTGCCGGGGGCGGCGGCGCTTCCAGCAGTGCGTGGGCGTTGGTGCCACCAATGCCGAAGGAGCTCACGCCCGCGCGGCGCCGGTGGTCATGCGGCTGCCAGTCCCTCAACGCGGCATTCACGAAGAAGGGGCTGCGTGTCCAGTCGATGTTCGGGTTGGGCGTGCGGCAATGGAGGGTGGGGGGAATGCGTCCGTGCTCCACCGCCAGGGCCGTCTTGATGAGCCCCGCCACGCCGGCCGCCGCGTCCAGGTGGCCGATGTTCGACTTGACCGAGCCGAGCGCGCAAAAGCTGGTGGCCTCGGTGCCGGCGCGGAAGGCGCTCGTCAGCGCGGAGACCTCGACCGGATCTCCCAGCAGGGTGCCGGTGCCGTGCGTCTCCACGTAGCCCACGGTGTCTGGCGTCACGCCCGCCAGGGCGTGGGTGCGGGCAATGACCTCCGCCTGTCCCTCGGCGCTGGGCGCGGTGTAGCCGAGCTTCGAGGCGCCGTCGTTGTTGATGGCGGAGGCCCGGATGACGGCGTGGATGTGGCTGCCGTCCGCGAGCGCGTCATCCAGCCGCTTGAGCACCACCACGCCCACGCCGCTGCCGAAGAGCGTTCCCTGGGCCTGGGCGTCGAAGGGACGGCAGTGACCGTCCGGGGACGCGATGCCGCCGGGCTGGTGCACGTAGCCCGTGCGCTGAGGCACGTCCACGGACACGCCGCCCGCGATGGCCACGTCGCACTGGAAGCCCATCAGTGACTGGCAGGCCAGGTGGGTGGCGACCAGCGACGTGGAGCAGCCCGTCTGGACATCCAGGCTGGGGCCCTTGAGGTCCAGGTGGTACGCCAGCCGCGTGGCGAGGAAGTCCTTGTCGTTGCCAATCATCACCTGGAAGCTGTCGCTCGACTCGAGCAACTCCGGGTGCGTGCGCAGGTTGAAGAGCAGGTACGTGCTCAGGCTCGTGCCCGCGAAGACGCCCACCGAGCGCGACTCCGTATCCAGTCCGTGGCCCGCGCGCTCGATGGCCTCCCACGCGCACTCCAGGAAGATGCGGTGCTGCGGGTCCATCAGCGCCGCCTCGCGCGGCGAATAGCCGAAGAAGCTCGCGTCGAACGCGTCCACCTGGTCCAGCACGGCCCCGGCGCGCACGAAGCCCGGCTGTCGCAGGCGCTCCTCGGGAACGCCGCGTGCTTTCAGTTCGTCGTCCGTGAAGAAGCGGATGCCTTCCACACCCTCGCAGAGGTTCCGCCAGAAGGTCTCCACGTCGGGGGAGCCCGGGAAGCGGCCCGCCATTCCGACGATGGCAATGGCCAGATCGTCGCCTTCACTCAGGTTGTCTTCGCTCATGGCTGTCGACGAACTCATGTTCAGGAAGCGAGGTGGGGCAGCGGCCCGGCGGCACCACGCACATGCCCCACGGAGCCCTCATGCTGCAGGGCTCAGGGCGGTGACCGTGACGCCGGGCAGGGCTCCACGGTGCGCGGAGGCGCGGCTCAGCTGGCTGCCTGGGCGGCGGGCGGCGTGCTCGTGAGAGAGAACGCGTCAGCGAGCAGCTCGTAGGAGCGCAGCCGGGCGCGATGGTCGTGGACGATGGTGGTGACGAGCAGCTCGTCCGCCTGGAACTCGGCGGCCATGCGCAACAGCTGTTCCTTCACCTGGCCCGGTGAACCACACACGACGCGCTTGCGGTCGAACTCGAGCGTGGCCAGGTCCTCGGGCGTGTAGGCGTAGGCTTCCGCCTCCTCAATGGAAGGAATGGGCGCCTCGGGCCGGCCCCTGCGCGTGTTGATGGTCAGCAGGTCGCTGCTCCGGGCTATTCGCCGGGCCTCCTGCTCGGTCGGGGCACAGATGACGTAGACGCTGACGGCGGAGTTGGGCGCCGCCTGCACGTGCGAAGGCTGGAAGCGCTCGCGATACCCCCGCGTCACCGGGCCACCGTGGATGGGGTTGAAGAAGTGCGCGAAGCAGAAGGACAGACCCAGCCGGGCCGCGAGCGCGGCGCTCTGCTCGCCCGAGCCCAGGGCCCAGACCTGCGGCATGCCCGGCGCCATCGTCTTCAGGCTCAGCTTCTCGAACTCCGGCGTCGCGGGCGTGGTGCCCGACAGGAAGGCGACGAGGTCCTCCAGCTTCGTGGGGAAGTTCTCGTTGTTCATCGGCGGGCCGTAGGCCAGGGCGCGGGCCACCAGGTCCGTGCTGCCCGACGTCCGTCCGATGCCCAGGTCGATGCGGTTGGGGTGGAGCGTCTCCAGCAGCCGGAAGACCTCGGCGACCTTGAAGGGGCTGTAGTTCGACAGCAGGACGCCGCCCGTTCCCACCCGGATGCGAGACGTCGCCGCTGCGACATGCGCGACGAGGATTTCCGGCGCCACGCCCGCGAAGTGTCCTGAGCCGTGATGCTCCGCGAGCCAGAAGCGGTGATAACCGAGCTGCTCGGCGGCTCGGGCCAGCTCCACCGTGTTTTGGAAGGCCGCACGTGTCTGGGAGCCGCTGGCGACGATGGAGTGATCGAGAACACTGAGCTTCACGGCGAGCGTTCCTTCCCGGGCAGACGACGCCCCCGGGGCCGCTTCGAGACGGGCCGAGTCGTCGCGTGTCCGCGTTTCAAGATGGTGACAAAGCCTATAGTAGCGCGGCTAGCTGCGACAAATGGGTTTTGGTTGATTATACTTGAAACTTGAAAATAGGCGGCAGGCCGGAGTGAGCCTGATTGCCAGGGGCTCTTTCATTCCCCGAGGCTCGGTGTGACACGGGCTGTTACTCGACGACGACGAGCGCGCACATCAACGCGCCTTGGGTCGCGTTGACCACGTCCTTGCCCTGACCGGTGGGGTTCAGTCGCACCATGGTTCCGCCGTAGCGCTCACCGAAGACAAAGGCGCCCCAGATGAGGATGTGGGGGCCCACGGCGCCGTCGTCCCGCAGGAAGTGGTAGGGGCGGGGCTCGATGCGCTCCTGGACAATCCACCCGCCGTGCTCCAGGGCTTCCTGGATGGCGGCGTCCCAGTCCTCGGCGGTCATCGCACGGCCAATCAGCACCGACTTGCCGCCATAGGCGCGGCCCGCCTTGAGCACCAGGCCTTCGCGCTTCGAGGCGGCGAGCTCGTCGGGCAGCCACACGGAGGCTCCGTCGCGCGTCGTCTGGGCGGAGCGCACGCGGCGCGTCCAGGGAATGTGCCGGCGGATGAACTCCCGCTCCTCGGGAGTGAGCGCGGGTGACGCCTCGTTCTCCGACAACAGCGCGATGTTGAGCTTGTCGTCGAGCAGTTCCTGCGCTGGGCCGTTGTAGAGACACAAGGTGCGCGCGGCGAGCGCGGCGCGGACGCGGGCGTCGAAGTCCAGGCCCACCACTTCGAGCCGATCTCTCGCGTCATGTTCCTGCACCGCGTGCAGGCGCCGGCCGCGCATCGTGAAGCAGTGGCCCTCCGCGTCCTTCACCTCGCTGTAGGTGCCGATGAGCACCTCGCCCTTCGCGCCTTCCTCAGCGAGCAGCTCGCTCAGCGTGCTGTTGAGCAGCAGCGTCGCCATCTCCCTGCCCGCGGCTTCGGGCAGCTCGTTGTCGGGGAAGAGCACGGCCAGATTGCATTCGCCCTCCCACGAAACGGTCCGTCGCACGTCCTCGACGACATGCCCCAGGAAGGCGCGCAGCGTGTCCTGAAGCTGGATGCGCAGGCCCTGCTCCTCGGTGAAGCGCTGGAGTACGGGCTGGTCCATCACCACCTGCGCCTTGAGCCCCGTCTCCCAACCGCCCAGGCCCGCCATCATGTTGACCTCAAGGCACTTGAGGCCGTCGGCCGAGTCGATGAAGTCCCCGCGGCTGAGCGCGCCGCGCGCGTCCTCCGTGTTGGCCAGGACCTCCGCCGCCACGCGCGCCCGTTCCAGCGAGACACCGTAGTAGTCGGCGATGCGCCGAGGGTCGCCGTCCAGCAACAGCCGGGGCCCGCGCTTGATGAGCCGGCTGAGCTTCACCGAGACCTCCTCCAGCTCACGGTCGCGGCGCGAGTCGATGAGGAGCGGCCACCGGTGCAGCTCGTAATACATCAGCGGTGATGCTTCGAACTTGTGGAAGCGGTGCCGCGCGAACACCTCGGGCGTCCGCTCCGCGAACTTCAGGAAGGCCACCGCCGCCGCGGACAGCTCACCGTGCAGCGCCTGGATTTCATCGGAGAACTTCAGCTCGCCTGGGTGTCCGTCGATTTGTGACATTTTCCGCGTAATAGCACTTTGTCTCAGAGTGCGTAGAAGGCGGATGTTTTGCGTACCCGAAGCGACGGCGGCTCACGCGGAGGCGTCAACCTTCCAGGGCGCTGGCTGAGCTGATCCCGCAGCGCGAACGTGGTGTTCGTCTGGAGCCGCGTCAGCAGCAGCTGCGCTCCGATGCGCGCGAGCCCAGCATCAGGACTCGGGATGAAAACCGGAATGTGGGTGCTCATAGCTTATGCTGAGCGTCCCCCTCTAGCGAAGGTCTCCGGCTTTTCCACAGCTCCGCCCCTTGGAACCTCTCACCATGCGCTCCCACCCGGCCGCGACACTGCTGGAGCTCCTCGAAACGCAGACCCAGTCCCTGGGTGAACGGCCGCTGTACACCTTCCTGGAGGATGGCGGGGATGACGCGGTCCTGAGCTATGCCGGGTTGGATTTGCGAGCCCGGCGCATTGGCGCGGCGCTCCAGGCCCTGGCGCGAGCGGGCGAGCGGGCGGTGCTCCTCTATCCACCGGGCCTGGAGTACGTCGCGGGTTTCTTCGGCTGCATGTATGCCGGGTTGGTCGCCGTCCCAGCCTATCCGCCGGACCCGATGCGGCTGGAGAGGACGTTGCCTCGGCTGCGCGCCATCATCCGGGATGCGCGCGCGAGCGTCGTACTCACCACCTCCTTCATCCAGGAGATGGGGGAGGGGCTCTTCGAAGGCGCCCCCGAACTCGCCGCGCTCCGCTGGGTGGCCACCGACGCGTTGCCCGAGGGGACCGAGGCGGGGTGGCGCCGTCCGGAGCCTTCGCGGGACACGCTGGCCTTCCTTCAATACACGTCCGGCTCCACGGGGGATCCGAAGGGCGTGCAGCTCAGCCATGGGAACCTGCTGCACAACCTGGGGCTGATCTCCCACGCGTTCCAGGTCCGCTCGGACAGCGTGGGCGTCATCTGGCTGCCGCCGTACCACGACATGGGCCTGATTGGCGGCATCCTCCAGCCGCTCTACGCGGGCTTCCCGGTGGCGCTGATGTCGCCGCTCGCGTTCCTTCGCCGCCCACGGTTCTGGTTGGAGTCACTGTCCCGCTTCGGTGGCACCATCAGCGGTGGCCCGTGCTTCGCCTTCGACCTGTGCGTGAGGAAGGTGCCTCCCGCGGAGCGTGAAGGGTTGGACCTGCGTCGCTGGGAGTTGGCCTTCTGTGGGGCCGAGCCCATCCGCCCGGAGGTCATGACCCGCTTCTCGGAAGCCTTCGCGCCCGTGGGCTTCCAGCGCGAGGCGCTCTATCCCTGCTACGGGCTCGCGGAAGGCACGCTGATCGCCTCGGGTGGGCGCAAGGGCGAAGGTGTCCTTACGCGGACATGGGACGCCCAGGCGTTGGAGCGGAACGAGGCGCTGGCGGCCGAGGACGGCCCCGGGGCGCGCCCGCTGGTGGGGTGCGGCCAGACGCTGCCTGAGCAGACGCTGCTCGTGGTGGACCCGGAGACGCGGCGCGCGTGCCCGCCCGAGCGGGTGGGGGAAATCTGGGTCTCCGGTCCCAGCGTGGCCCACGGCTATTGGGAGCGGCCCGAGGAGAGCGAAGCGGCGTTCGGAGCGCGATTGGCGGATTCGGACAGCGGCCCCCGGTTCCTGCGGACGGGAGACCTGGGCCTGCTGAAGGACGGCGAGCTGTTCGTCGTGGGCCGGCGCAAGGACCTCATCATCCTTCGCGGGCGCAACCTGCATCCGCAGGACCTGGAGCTTACGCTGGAGCGCAGCCATTCTGCGCTGCGACCCGGGTGTGGCGCGGCGTTCTCCATCGACGTGGGCGGCGAGGAGCGGCTCGCGGTGATGTACGAGGTGGACTCGCGCAAGCCGTGGATCGCCGAGGACGTGGTGGGCGCCGTCCGCCGCGGTCTGGCGGAGACGCACGAGGTCCAGCTCCACACGCTCGTCCTCATCGAGCCGGGCGCGCTGCCGAAGACGTCCAGCGGGAAGATTCAGCGGCGTGCCTGCCGGGCCGAATGGCTCGCGGGGACGGCTCGGGCGCTGCTGACCTGGAGCGAGTCGGAAGCAGATGCGCCCCAGGCTGAGGCTCCCGCGCCAGACATCACCGCGTCCGAGCCGCTCACCGTGGAGGCACTGGAGGCGTGGTTGCTGGCGCGGATCGCCGCGCGGCTTCGCGTCCGTCCAGAGGAGTTGGCGACGGATGCGCCCATCACGTCCTTCGGTCTGGACTCACTGGGCGCCGTGGAGCTGGCGAACGACGTCGAGACCCTGGGCGTGGTCCTTCGCATGGAGGTCCTGCTTCAGGGGCCGACGGTAGGGGAACTCGCGCGGACCGTCTTCGAGGCGCGTGGGAAGTCCGCTGGCGCCGAGCTGACGCGGGGCGAGGAGGGGGCGCCCGCGCCGCTCTCCTCCGCGCAGCAGCGACTGTGGCTGTTCGAGCAGTTGGCGCAGGGAAGCGCCGCGTATCATCTGCCGGCGGCGGTACGGCTCACCGGTGCACTGGATGATGTGGCGCTGGAACGTGCCTTCGCTGCAATCGTTCAGCGCCACGCAGCGCTCCGAGCGACGTTCCGCGACGAAGATGGCACGCCGTCGCAGGTGACCTCGTCGGCGCCGGTGTCGTCACTCCGCCGGGTGGACCTCCGCGACGTCCCGGTGGATGCCCGCGAGGAGGCCGCGCTTCGTCTGGCCCACGAGGCCGCGCGGGCGCCGTTCGACCTCGAGCGCGGTCCGCTGCTCCGGGCCACGCTGTTTCGATTGGACGCGCACGAGCACGTGCTGGTCGTGGTGATGCACCATATCGCCTCGGATGGTGCCTCGTTCGCTATCCTGGCCCGGGAGTTGAGCGCGCTGTACGCGGGTGATGCTTCGCTGCCGCGGTTGGCCTTCCAGTACCCCGATTTCGCGCGCTGGCGCCGCGAGGTCGAGGCGGACGGTGCCCTGGCCACGTCGCTCGACTGGTGGAAGGCGCGGCTGGCGGGTGTGCCCGCTGCGCTGGAGCTGCCCGAGGACCGGTCTCGACCGCCCATGCCGTCCTATCGCGGTGGACGCGTGGCGGTGCGGTTTCCGGAGGCTCTGACAGCTCGGCTGGAGGCGTTGGGCCGGAGCGAAGGCGCCACGTTGTTCATGACGTTGCTGGCGGCTTTCGAGGTGCTGCTCGCACGTCATTCGGGACAGGAGGACTTCTGCGTCGGGACGGCCGTCAACGGGCGTGAACGGACGGGACTCGAAGGGTTGATGGGATGCTTCCTCGACCTGGTCGTCCTGCGCGCGTCCGTGTCCGGCTCATCACGTTTCCGCGAACTGTTGGGACAGACGCGGGAAGGCGTGCTGGCGGCCTTTGCCCACCGGGGCGTTCCTTTCGAGCGGCTGGTCGACGCCGTCCAACCCACGAGGGACCCCTCGCGCGCCCCCTTGTTCCAGGTGCTGTTCGTGCTCCAGCCGGAGCCCGGCGCGGGACTGGCGCTGCCCGGCCTGGAGTCTCGCCGCGTGGAGGTGGACCCGGGGGCCACGCCCTACGATTTGACGCTGTCGCTTGCCCGCAGGCATGAGGGACTGGGCGGGTGGCTCGAGTACGCCACGGACCTGTTTGATGCGGACACCGCCGCGCGTCTGGTGGCGCGGCTGGGCGTGCTTCTGGAGTCCATTGCCGCGGACCCTGACCAGCGCCTCTCCGTACTCCCGGTACTGCCACAGGCGGAGCAGCGGCAGGTTCTGTTCGACTGGAATGACACGCGGGCGGAGTTCCCTGGGACGTGCATCCATGCGCTCATCGAATCGCAGGCGCAGCGCACGCCGGACGCCGTTGCCGTGGTGTGTGGCGACGTGGCCCTCACGTACCGTGAGCTGAACCAACGAGCCAACGCCGTGGCATGGCGGCTGCGCGAGCAGGGCGTTGGACCTGAAGGCATCGTGGGGCTCTGCGCCGACCGCTCCGCGGACCTGGTCGTGGGCCTGCTGGGCATCTTCAAGGCGGGCGGTGCGTACCTGCCGCTGGACCCGTCGTACCCCGAGGCTCGGCTCGCGCTGATGCTGGAGGACTCTGGCGCCTCGGTGGTGCTCGCGCACCGGCATCTGGCGGGCGCGCTTCCGTTCGGCGATAGGACCGTGGTTCCGCTGGATGTGGCTGGCGAGGCGGACGCCGCGCCGCCGGGAGCCGTGGCGCCCGACAACCTGGCCTATGTCCTCTACACCTCGGGCTCCACCGGCATGCCCAAGGGCGTGCTGATTCCTCACCGCAACGTCGTCAGCTTCTTCACGGGCATGGACGCGCGCGTGGGGGCCGAACCGGGGACGTGGCTCGCGGTGACGAGCGTCTCCTTCGACATCTCCGTGTTGGAGTTGCTCTGGACGCTGGCGCGCGGCTTCAAGGTCGCCGTGCAGGGCGAGCAGGGGGCCTTGGGGGCCGCACCGCGCCGGGTGACCCGGTCGCGCCAGAAGCCTCTGGGGTTCAGCCTCTTCTACTTCGCGGCGGACGAGGGGGCTCCAGGCGCGGAGCGTTACCGGCTGTTGATCGAGGGCGCGCGGTTCGCGGACCGTCATGGCTTCCAGGCGGTGTGGACGCCGGAGCGCCACCTTCATGCGTTTGGTGGGCTCTATCCCAATCCGTCCGTGACGAGCGCGGCCATCGCCGCCATCACCGAGCGCGTGGCCATCCGCGCTGGCAGCGTCGTGCTGCCTCTGCACCACCCCGTGCGCGTGGCCGAGGAGTGGTCGCTCGTCGACAACCTGTCGAAGGGCCGCGTCGGCATCTCCGTGGCGCCGGGCTGGCACGCGGATGACTTCGTCCTCGCGCCAGAGCGGTATGCGGAGCGCCGGGAGCTGGCGCGGCGGGACCTGGACACGTTGCGGCGGCTCTGGCGCGGTGAGTCGCTGTCGTTCCCCAATGGCGCGGGGACGCCCATCGATGTCCGCATCCGTCCGAGCCCCGTGCAGCGCGAGCTCCCTGTGTGGCTGACCGCCGCTGGCAATCCGGACACCTTCCGCGAAGCGGGCCGGTTGGGCGCGG from Myxococcus xanthus encodes the following:
- a CDS encoding type I polyketide synthase, which encodes MSEDNLSEGDDLAIAIVGMAGRFPGSPDVETFWRNLCEGVEGIRFFTDDELKARGVPEERLRQPGFVRAGAVLDQVDAFDASFFGYSPREAALMDPQHRIFLECAWEAIERAGHGLDTESRSVGVFAGTSLSTYLLFNLRTHPELLESSDSFQVMIGNDKDFLATRLAYHLDLKGPSLDVQTGCSTSLVATHLACQSLMGFQCDVAIAGGVSVDVPQRTGYVHQPGGIASPDGHCRPFDAQAQGTLFGSGVGVVVLKRLDDALADGSHIHAVIRASAINNDGASKLGYTAPSAEGQAEVIARTHALAGVTPDTVGYVETHGTGTLLGDPVEVSALTSAFRAGTEATSFCALGSVKSNIGHLDAAAGVAGLIKTALAVEHGRIPPTLHCRTPNPNIDWTRSPFFVNAALRDWQPHDHRRRAGVSSFGIGGTNAHALLEAPPPPAPSGPSRPWQLLVLSAKKPAALDALTQNLGTHLEAHPEQSLADVAYTLQIGRKAFPHRRVVVCESGEDAATVLSEVNPERVFTDVAKDGGRSVVFLFPGGGAQHLRMGQELYEKEPAFREAFDACAAIFQRRGGPSLRTVLYPPGDADAGAPLPRPSVGLPALFTVEYALARLWESWGIRPEAMIGHSMGEYVAACLAGVFSLEDALALVAERGRLFEQLPSGAMVSVALSEQELLPMLGERLSLAAVNGPSQCVVAGDTASVDALSADLATRGIEHRRVHIDVAAHSHLIDSILPAFAAFVGRLKLQTPTQPFVSGVTGTWVTEEEATDPRYWVRHLRQTVRFGPGVRCLLENPSRVLLEVGPGRTLGSLARLQVERGQPTVVLTSMRAPREPGSDMRFVLTTLGRLWAAGVPMDWRRLQAGEQRRRVVLPTYPFERKRHWLEPNAAGIAIASDVSLARRKDAADWFYLPSWKRTLALRATTAAPQNWLVFTDTSGLGDALATRLTESGGRVTRVSQGSDFRRVDDGAFEVDPTRPETYAALLNALAEDSCRPERIVHLWSVDSAGEGLAGVEHAQRTGFFSLLFLAQALAGHGASGPVQITVVSSGVQAVTGHEVLAPEKATLLGACRVLPHEVPGLSCRSIDVEAPSCSKTLQALVARLVGELATGSSNGAVALRGPNRWEQSIEQVRISAPAADAPSRLRPRGTYLITGGLGGIGLVLAESLARQVQARLVLVGRNALPERDTWDTWLTERGEQDRVSQRIRQVLALESLGSEVLVLQADVGDAEQMAEVLRQARQAYGELHGVIHAAGVPAGGLAQLRTQKAVEDVLRPKVSGTWILHALLRDTPLDFFVLCSSRTAYTAEPGQIDHCAACAFQDAFAHQAAATGNVPIISLAWDTWREVGQAVTTQMPDGANPMREAMLAHALTPAEGVDVFERVLAQAPTHVVVSTEDLRAAMARSASLLQDLMGPMETDAAPTTERTVPANMDEAERELADIWQRFLGVESVALHENFFELGGNSLIGLKVINEVKRRFGKDLPVVALFENPTLSAMARLLTRGQEQASATTSDRRSRGARRRELIQQRRQSGN
- a CDS encoding LLM class flavin-dependent oxidoreductase; translation: MKLSVLDHSIVASGSQTRAAFQNTVELARAAEQLGYHRFWLAEHHGSGHFAGVAPEILVAHVAAATSRIRVGTGGVLLSNYSPFKVAEVFRLLETLHPNRIDLGIGRTSGSTDLVARALAYGPPMNNENFPTKLEDLVAFLSGTTPATPEFEKLSLKTMAPGMPQVWALGSGEQSAALAARLGLSFCFAHFFNPIHGGPVTRGYRERFQPSHVQAAPNSAVSVYVICAPTEQEARRIARSSDLLTINTRRGRPEAPIPSIEEAEAYAYTPEDLATLEFDRKRVVCGSPGQVKEQLLRMAAEFQADELLVTTIVHDHRARLRSYELLADAFSLTSTPPAAQAAS